In Opitutus sp., one genomic interval encodes:
- a CDS encoding acyl-CoA thioesterase, with protein MITSRASVSVRYAETDMMGVVYHGSYLPWLEIGRTQLLKDHGIPYRVLEAEGFFLPVVEVSLRYLRPAKYDDEVVITTVLKEKPSLRIRMEYQLHRGDELIATATSLHVFIDRSGKPVRPPAAFVQMMDRVFG; from the coding sequence ATGATCACCTCACGCGCCTCCGTCTCAGTCCGCTACGCCGAAACCGACATGATGGGCGTGGTGTATCACGGCAGTTATCTGCCCTGGCTGGAGATCGGGCGCACCCAACTGCTCAAAGACCATGGCATCCCCTACCGCGTACTTGAGGCTGAGGGTTTTTTCCTGCCCGTGGTTGAGGTCAGCCTGCGTTACCTTCGGCCGGCGAAATACGACGACGAAGTGGTGATCACCACGGTCTTAAAAGAAAAACCATCCCTGCGCATCCGCATGGAGTACCAACTGCATCGCGGCGACGAGCTCATCGCCACCGCCACCAGCCTGCACGTGTTTATCGACCGTTCTGGTAAACCCGTGCGTCCGCCAGCGGCCTTCGTGCAGATGATGGATCGAGTGTTCGGGTAA
- a CDS encoding chemotaxis protein: protein MAEAKEMAAGTMESVYADISVQLNALGQLNQSRLIDDITGIVSNVEQSEKILIGGLAGALLLALAISGFIIRSINRVLTATTESITQGASQVAAAAGEVSASSQSLAEGASEQAASLEEISSSVEELSSLTKRNAENAQSGKASSNQARSAAESGAAEMERLQAAMNAIQQSSNDIAKIIKTIDEIAFQTNILALNAAVEAARAGEAGAGFAVVADEVRSLAQRSALAAKETADKIADASARSAQGVELTVRVAAGLQQILEKNREVDRLVTEVATASHEQSEGLAQINNAISQMDKVTQANAAGAEETASSAEELNAQSAELSAAADQLAALAGLKSASGHPPRPTETEVTPAPQQAQTHVPAAPSAMKPDRHVPAVKKAQTHSTSHSSQSSGSESLSFRD, encoded by the coding sequence ATGGCCGAAGCCAAGGAGATGGCCGCCGGCACGATGGAATCGGTTTATGCCGACATCAGCGTCCAACTCAATGCCTTGGGACAACTAAACCAATCCCGCCTTATAGACGACATTACCGGCATCGTGAGCAACGTCGAACAATCCGAAAAAATCCTCATCGGCGGCTTGGCCGGGGCTCTTCTACTCGCGCTGGCCATCTCCGGCTTTATCATCCGCAGCATCAACCGGGTCCTCACCGCGACCACCGAATCGATCACCCAAGGCGCGTCACAAGTAGCAGCTGCCGCAGGCGAAGTTTCCGCCTCCAGCCAATCCCTCGCTGAAGGAGCCAGCGAACAAGCCGCCTCGCTCGAGGAAATCAGCTCCTCTGTCGAGGAGCTCTCCAGCCTGACCAAACGCAACGCCGAGAACGCCCAGTCGGGCAAAGCCTCGTCAAATCAAGCACGCAGCGCCGCCGAATCCGGTGCCGCCGAAATGGAGCGTTTGCAAGCCGCCATGAATGCGATCCAGCAATCCTCCAACGACATCGCCAAGATCATCAAGACCATCGACGAAATCGCCTTCCAGACCAACATTTTGGCGCTCAACGCCGCAGTGGAAGCCGCCCGTGCCGGTGAGGCCGGAGCGGGCTTTGCGGTGGTGGCCGACGAAGTGCGCTCGCTCGCCCAGCGCTCGGCGCTGGCCGCCAAGGAAACCGCCGACAAAATCGCCGACGCATCCGCTCGCAGCGCTCAGGGCGTGGAACTGACCGTGCGCGTAGCAGCCGGGCTTCAGCAGATTCTGGAAAAGAACCGCGAAGTGGACCGCCTCGTTACCGAAGTCGCCACCGCCTCCCACGAACAGAGCGAAGGCCTGGCGCAAATCAACAATGCCATCAGCCAGATGGATAAAGTCACGCAGGCCAACGCCGCTGGGGCGGAAGAAACCGCATCGTCGGCAGAAGAGCTCAATGCCCAATCAGCCGAGCTGAGTGCAGCTGCCGATCAACTGGCGGCCTTGGCAGGACTTAAATCCGCCTCAGGGCACCCGCCACGACCGACTGAAACCGAGGTGACACCTGCGCCGCAACAGGCCCAAACGCACGTTCCTGCTGCCCCGAGCGCAATGAAACCGGACCGGCATGTTCCCGCCGTTAAAAAGGCCCAAACCCACTCCACCAGCCATTCCTCGCAATCCTCTGGATCCGAGTCGTTGAGCTTCCGCGATTAG
- a CDS encoding response regulator, producing MGQRGIFYGNGLAQANGFPFFLLMPFFIKQPEKSSTNVSPLLDSAWLAFLDNAPAMIWIGDPRGRLIHLNNTWCKATGIDIARYQGNHVWDVVHPVDRGRLAEAADAFAGESISYEYRLRQADGSYRWVHENVRIWRDDQGMTLGYIGSATDIQGQRDQEQYLAIIAMRQTSLTYFSRLVVEVASPAQVNSEALRLFCEHLAVPAAVLVIQADEGGALGVAAVHGLDESTPLPQLSELTPTGDTLDYPEDAQSFPLLHSWMSEAGWSEGVAVPLDPQAPQVGWIIGLRAEPGAGPIGPLHYARDLVSILAITHARHRTQCKQREGEERALQLQKMEAVGLLAGGVAHDFNNLLTAIRCFAELLRDELQVPEQQAKVDDILHASSRASHLVRQLVSFSRQEVSQPEPVDLNCLVDSLRGFVRSVLSEHIRINIEPCVQPAWCRAESKQLEQVIFNLCLNARDVMITEGVLTLRITCGEQAGRDGRGVRLSVADTGGGIPEAVRAKLFQPFHTTKAPGRGTGLGLATSLGIVRSFGGDLTYETELGKGTVFHIDLPEIADPLAGYDEDVATGSAPIAGVRILLVEDDDLVRMVTQMMATSLGHHVTAYSDSREACAWAEQNGLADIDLLVTDIVMPGLDGHGLSTRLRQIKPSLKVFYMSGYVDDPATIEAMAQPGIFFLAKPFSSDEFSRKLAAALQASG from the coding sequence GTGGGCCAGCGCGGGATTTTTTACGGGAACGGGCTCGCGCAGGCGAACGGGTTCCCTTTTTTTCTCCTCATGCCTTTTTTCATTAAACAGCCGGAGAAGTCTTCGACTAATGTGTCGCCGCTGTTGGATTCCGCTTGGCTGGCCTTTCTCGATAATGCGCCGGCGATGATCTGGATCGGTGACCCACGGGGGCGGTTGATTCACCTCAATAACACCTGGTGCAAAGCCACCGGAATAGATATCGCACGTTATCAGGGAAATCATGTTTGGGATGTGGTCCATCCCGTCGATCGCGGGCGTCTTGCAGAGGCCGCTGATGCCTTTGCGGGGGAATCGATTTCTTATGAGTACCGGTTACGGCAAGCCGATGGCAGTTATCGCTGGGTGCATGAAAACGTGCGTATTTGGCGCGACGATCAGGGGATGACGTTGGGCTATATCGGCAGCGCCACGGACATCCAGGGGCAGCGCGATCAAGAGCAGTACTTGGCAATCATCGCCATGCGTCAGACCTCGCTCACGTACTTTAGCCGTTTGGTGGTGGAAGTGGCCTCGCCGGCGCAGGTCAATAGCGAGGCACTGCGTTTGTTTTGCGAGCATCTGGCGGTCCCGGCAGCCGTCCTGGTGATTCAGGCCGATGAAGGCGGTGCGCTTGGGGTTGCCGCAGTGCATGGACTCGACGAATCCACGCCGTTGCCGCAGCTCTCTGAACTTACGCCGACGGGCGACACGCTTGATTATCCCGAGGACGCGCAGTCATTCCCGCTGTTACATTCCTGGATGAGCGAAGCGGGTTGGAGCGAAGGGGTGGCGGTGCCGCTTGATCCGCAGGCGCCCCAGGTGGGGTGGATCATTGGCTTGCGCGCCGAGCCTGGTGCCGGCCCGATCGGGCCTCTGCATTACGCCCGCGATCTGGTGAGTATTTTGGCGATCACCCACGCCCGCCATCGCACGCAATGCAAGCAGCGCGAGGGCGAGGAGCGTGCCCTTCAATTACAAAAAATGGAGGCCGTGGGCCTGCTCGCTGGTGGTGTTGCCCACGATTTTAATAACCTGCTCACCGCCATTCGCTGCTTCGCCGAATTGTTGCGCGACGAACTTCAGGTGCCTGAACAGCAGGCTAAGGTGGACGACATCCTGCATGCCTCCAGTCGCGCGAGTCATCTGGTGCGGCAATTGGTGTCGTTTAGTCGCCAAGAGGTGTCTCAGCCCGAACCGGTCGATTTAAACTGCTTGGTTGATAGCTTGCGCGGGTTTGTCCGCTCGGTGCTCAGCGAACACATCCGCATTAACATCGAGCCCTGCGTCCAACCCGCTTGGTGTCGCGCCGAAAGTAAGCAACTTGAGCAGGTGATTTTTAATCTCTGTTTGAATGCTCGCGACGTGATGATCACCGAGGGCGTGCTCACGTTGCGCATAACCTGTGGAGAACAAGCGGGGCGCGATGGGCGCGGCGTGCGGCTGTCCGTTGCGGATACCGGTGGCGGCATACCCGAAGCGGTTCGCGCCAAGCTCTTTCAACCTTTCCACACGACCAAAGCACCCGGTCGAGGCACCGGGCTTGGGCTGGCCACCTCACTGGGAATTGTGCGCAGCTTTGGCGGTGATCTGACCTATGAGACCGAGCTGGGCAAGGGCACGGTTTTCCATATCGATCTGCCTGAAATCGCGGATCCGCTCGCTGGATACGACGAGGATGTGGCGACGGGCTCAGCGCCGATAGCGGGCGTGCGTATCCTGCTGGTTGAGGATGATGATCTGGTGCGTATGGTGACCCAGATGATGGCCACGTCTTTAGGGCATCACGTCACCGCGTATAGTGACAGCCGGGAAGCGTGTGCTTGGGCTGAGCAAAACGGCTTGGCCGATATTGACCTATTGGTGACTGATATCGTCATGCCCGGTTTGGACGGACACGGGCTTTCCACTCGCCTGCGGCAGATCAAGCCCTCGTTGAAAGTCTTCTACATGTCGGGCTACGTGGATGATCCGGCCACGATCGAGGCGATGGCGCAGCCGGGAATTTTCTTTCTGGCGAAGCCGTTCTCCAGTGATGAGTTCAGCCGCAAGCTGGCGGCCGCGTTGCAGGCCAGCGGGTGA